One Terriglobales bacterium DNA window includes the following coding sequences:
- a CDS encoding anhydro-N-acetylmuramic acid kinase, producing the protein TATALTARSIEVALRRFVLRDGGYREYIVSGGGAANPTLVKMIQAEIANLGLRLRRSEEFGLPRAAKEAVAFALLAYQTCQRRPGNMPAATGAERAVVLGKVSYP; encoded by the coding sequence ACCGCGACCGCGCTGACCGCACGCTCCATCGAAGTGGCGCTGCGGCGCTTCGTGCTCAGGGATGGCGGCTACCGCGAGTACATCGTCTCCGGTGGCGGCGCCGCCAATCCCACCCTGGTGAAGATGATCCAGGCGGAGATCGCCAACCTGGGGCTGCGACTGCGGCGCTCTGAGGAATTCGGGCTGCCGCGAGCGGCCAAAGAAGCCGTGGCCTTCGCCCTGCTCGCCTACCAGACCTGCCAGCGGCGGCCGGGGAACATGCCTGCGGCCACGGGGGCGGAGCGGGCCGTCGTCCTGGGCAAGGTCTCCTATCCATGA
- a CDS encoding ABC transporter substrate-binding protein produces MLLLLTSCAQRPDPNTVVMLIESSPTNLDPRVGTDAYSERIDQLLFDALLTRDDHFDVQPGLAERWETPDPRTYVFHLRSGVRFHDGRPLGARDVKWTFDSILNGTVKTAKASAYRYVASVETPDDATVIFHMKEPDAMLPWNVSEGASGIVPYGSGPEFSRHPIGSGPFRFVSLQLDKEVVLERNDAYWGAKPKIARVRFAIVPDYTTEALELRKGSADIALNSLTPDTVLTLARDPGLQVERAPGSIYNYLAFNLTDPILKDEQVRQAIACALDRRPLIQYLWRDMARPAASPLPPESWAYDAGVPAWHHDPARARQLLDQAGYPVRNGVRFHLLYKTSTQEVPRLQAAVFQQQLREVGIAVDIRTLEFGTFYSDVLKGAFQMYSLRWIGGNEAPDIFDVFYSANVPPRGANRGHYSNPKVDALIEAGRRETDEAKRKQIYAQIQEIVGEELPYVSILYLDNVMVHSRRVRNLRLDPSGNYNFLKTAELAP; encoded by the coding sequence TTGCTCCTGCTGCTCACCTCCTGCGCGCAGCGCCCCGATCCCAACACCGTGGTGATGCTGATCGAGAGCAGCCCGACGAACCTGGATCCGCGGGTGGGCACGGACGCCTATTCGGAGCGCATCGACCAATTGCTCTTCGACGCTCTGCTCACCCGCGACGACCACTTCGACGTCCAGCCCGGCCTGGCCGAGCGCTGGGAGACGCCCGACCCGCGCACCTACGTCTTCCATCTGCGGAGCGGGGTGCGCTTCCACGACGGCCGCCCGCTGGGCGCTCGCGACGTGAAGTGGACTTTCGACAGCATCCTCAATGGCACGGTGAAGACGGCCAAGGCCAGCGCCTACCGCTACGTCGCCTCCGTCGAGACGCCCGACGACGCCACCGTCATCTTCCACATGAAGGAGCCCGACGCCATGCTGCCCTGGAACGTCTCGGAGGGCGCCAGCGGCATCGTGCCCTACGGCAGCGGGCCGGAGTTCAGCCGGCATCCCATCGGCTCCGGGCCCTTCCGCTTCGTCAGCCTGCAACTGGATAAGGAAGTGGTGCTGGAGCGCAACGACGCCTACTGGGGCGCGAAGCCGAAGATCGCGCGCGTACGCTTCGCCATCGTCCCCGACTACACTACCGAGGCGCTGGAGCTGCGCAAAGGCTCCGCCGACATCGCGCTGAATTCCCTGACCCCGGATACGGTGCTCACCCTGGCGCGCGACCCGGGGCTGCAAGTGGAGCGCGCGCCCGGCTCCATCTACAACTATCTGGCCTTCAACCTGACCGACCCCATCCTGAAGGACGAGCAGGTGCGGCAGGCCATCGCCTGCGCCCTTGACCGCCGGCCGCTGATCCAATACCTGTGGCGGGACATGGCGCGTCCCGCCGCCAGCCCCCTGCCCCCGGAGAGCTGGGCCTACGACGCCGGCGTCCCCGCCTGGCACCACGACCCCGCGCGGGCGCGGCAGTTGCTCGACCAGGCCGGCTACCCCGTCCGCAACGGCGTGCGCTTCCACCTGCTCTACAAGACCTCGACCCAGGAGGTGCCGCGCCTGCAGGCCGCCGTCTTCCAGCAGCAACTGCGCGAGGTGGGCATCGCGGTGGACATCCGCACCCTGGAGTTCGGGACCTTCTACTCGGATGTGCTCAAAGGGGCCTTCCAGATGTACTCGCTGCGCTGGATCGGGGGCAACGAGGCCCCCGATATCTTCGACGTCTTCTATTCCGCCAACGTGCCGCCGCGGGGCGCGAATCGTGGTCACTACTCCAACCCCAAAGTGGACGCGCTGATCGAGGCCGGGCGGCGCGAGACCGACGAGGCCAAGCGCAAGCAGATCTACGCCCAGATCCAGGAGATCGTGGGCGAGGAACTGCCCTACGTCAGCATCCTCTACCTCGACAACGTGATGGTGCATTCGCGGCGGGTGCGCAACCTGCGCCTCGACCCCTCCGGGAACTACAACTTCCTGAAGACGGCGGAACTGGCGCCGTAG
- a CDS encoding TIGR00282 family metallophosphoesterase, with amino-acid sequence MRILIIGDIFGRPGRHIVRDHLADIVAQRRIDLVVANAENAAAGFGLTPAIAEELLATGIEVLTTGNHIWDKKEIIEYLQSPNGSARRVLRPANYPAGTPGTGLYQGTTRGGVPYAVLNLQGRVFMGSNDDPFRTADALLKTVQAKVVLVDMHAEATSEKLAMGWYLDGRVTAVVGTHTHVPTADERVLPGGTAYLTDLGMTGPYDSIIGVQKEQVLQRFLSSMPARFEPATENVWLCAALIECDPASGRAASIERFVLKQQP; translated from the coding sequence GTGCGCATTCTCATCATCGGCGACATCTTCGGGCGGCCGGGGCGGCACATCGTGCGCGACCACCTGGCCGACATCGTCGCCCAGCGCCGGATCGACCTGGTGGTGGCCAATGCCGAGAACGCCGCTGCCGGCTTCGGCCTGACGCCGGCCATCGCCGAGGAACTGCTGGCCACCGGCATCGAGGTGCTCACCACCGGCAACCACATCTGGGACAAGAAAGAGATCATCGAATACCTGCAGTCGCCCAACGGCTCCGCTCGGCGCGTGCTCCGGCCGGCCAACTACCCCGCGGGCACGCCCGGCACCGGGCTGTACCAGGGCACCACCCGCGGCGGCGTGCCCTACGCCGTCCTCAATCTGCAGGGGCGGGTCTTCATGGGCAGCAACGACGATCCCTTCCGCACCGCCGACGCTCTGCTGAAGACAGTCCAGGCCAAGGTGGTGCTGGTGGATATGCACGCGGAAGCCACCTCGGAGAAGCTGGCCATGGGCTGGTATCTGGACGGGCGGGTGACGGCGGTGGTCGGCACCCACACTCATGTCCCCACCGCCGACGAGCGGGTACTGCCCGGCGGCACCGCCTACCTCACCGACCTGGGCATGACCGGGCCCTACGACAGCATCATCGGGGTGCAGAAGGAGCAGGTGCTGCAGCGCTTCCTGAGCAGCATGCCGGCGCGCTTCGAGCCAGCCACGGAGAACGTGTGGCTGTGCGCCGCTCTCATCGAGTGCGATCCGGCGAGCGGGCGGGCCGCCTCCATCGAGCGCTTCGTGCTCAAGCAGCAGCCCTGA
- a CDS encoding type II and III secretion system protein has protein sequence MRERTLAAVLSLAVALALPAWAAEQPPGECADELKTAAGSCAGKQEIKQAGAAFDRGVKLAASRHTAAAFAAFDQAAGLLPHNLEYVTAREVARQQLVFEHLERGNDLLAKQQSLPALAEFRAAVELDPGNAFAQQRLKDALGERAPRLTHGLQLASESAEIELAPQVGLRDFHYRGDTRGLVAQVAAAYGVSAVIDESVLARPVRFDLERVDFETAMRVAGMMGKFFWTPLNPRQILVAAETPENHRQYDRVSERTFYLPFATTPQEINELVGVLRGLFEIRSISPSASKGVLVLRAPKPQLDPATRFLESLGEGRAQVLLDMKVYEISQTSLRNLGVQLPLQYQMFNLPSLASLFAANPSLLDQINQLIASGGINQANTQAIAALLAQAQAQSANPLLTTPFFIFGGGSTTMAVTVPPAVLNFSFNSSNFRSLEHMTLRASDGDPATFFVGQRFPVLNATFSPIFNTPAVAQVIANNSFIAPFPSFTYEDLGLSVKATPQVHPSGDLTLLLDMTIQQLAGVSANGIPALVHREYAGTVRLKNGETAVVVGAISRSDQPERTGLPGLGNLPVLGRLVTNENVQHTEDELLVVITPRLVSPSESSAQTEIWLPYPR, from the coding sequence ATGCGTGAGCGGACCCTGGCGGCGGTGTTGTCCCTGGCGGTGGCTCTGGCCCTCCCCGCCTGGGCGGCGGAGCAGCCGCCCGGAGAGTGTGCCGACGAACTGAAGACCGCTGCGGGAAGCTGCGCCGGCAAGCAGGAGATCAAGCAGGCGGGCGCCGCCTTCGATCGCGGGGTGAAGCTGGCGGCTTCGCGCCATACCGCCGCCGCTTTTGCCGCCTTCGACCAGGCCGCCGGGCTGCTTCCCCACAACCTGGAGTACGTCACCGCGCGGGAAGTGGCGCGCCAGCAACTGGTCTTCGAGCACCTGGAGCGCGGGAACGATCTGCTGGCCAAGCAGCAGTCGCTGCCGGCGCTGGCCGAGTTCCGGGCGGCCGTGGAACTCGATCCCGGCAACGCCTTCGCTCAGCAGCGGCTGAAGGACGCCCTGGGTGAGCGCGCGCCCCGGCTCACGCACGGGTTGCAGTTGGCCTCCGAATCCGCCGAGATCGAGCTGGCGCCCCAGGTCGGCCTCCGCGACTTTCACTACCGCGGGGACACGCGCGGGCTGGTGGCCCAGGTGGCGGCGGCCTACGGGGTGAGCGCCGTGATCGACGAGTCGGTGCTCGCGCGCCCCGTCCGCTTCGACCTGGAGCGCGTGGACTTCGAGACCGCCATGCGGGTGGCGGGCATGATGGGCAAGTTCTTCTGGACGCCCTTGAATCCCCGGCAGATCCTGGTGGCCGCCGAGACTCCCGAAAACCACCGCCAGTACGACCGGGTCTCGGAGCGGACCTTCTATCTTCCCTTCGCCACCACGCCGCAGGAGATCAACGAACTGGTGGGGGTGCTGCGCGGGCTCTTCGAGATCCGCAGCATCTCGCCCAGCGCCAGCAAGGGCGTGCTGGTGCTGCGCGCGCCCAAACCGCAACTGGACCCGGCCACGCGCTTCCTGGAGTCCCTGGGCGAGGGCCGCGCCCAGGTGCTGCTGGACATGAAGGTGTACGAGATCAGCCAGACCTCCCTGCGCAACCTGGGAGTGCAGTTGCCCCTGCAGTACCAGATGTTCAACCTCCCCTCGCTGGCGTCGTTGTTCGCCGCCAACCCTTCCCTGCTCGACCAGATCAACCAGCTCATCGCCTCCGGCGGCATCAACCAGGCCAACACCCAAGCCATCGCGGCGCTGCTGGCGCAGGCGCAGGCGCAGTCGGCCAACCCGCTGCTCACCACGCCCTTCTTCATCTTCGGCGGCGGGAGCACCACCATGGCGGTCACCGTCCCTCCGGCCGTCCTGAACTTCAGCTTCAACTCCTCCAACTTCCGCAGCCTCGAGCACATGACCCTGCGGGCCAGCGACGGCGATCCCGCCACCTTCTTCGTGGGCCAGCGCTTCCCGGTGCTGAACGCGACCTTCTCCCCCATCTTCAATACGCCGGCGGTGGCCCAGGTCATCGCCAACAACAGCTTCATCGCCCCCTTCCCGTCGTTCACCTACGAGGACCTGGGCCTGAGCGTGAAGGCTACTCCCCAGGTGCACCCCAGCGGCGACCTCACCCTGCTCCTGGACATGACCATCCAACAGCTCGCGGGAGTGAGCGCGAACGGCATCCCCGCGCTGGTGCATCGCGAGTACGCGGGCACGGTCAGGCTGAAGAACGGCGAGACGGCGGTGGTGGTGGGAGCGATCTCGCGCAGCGACCAGCCGGAGCGCACCGGGCTGCCGGGGCTGGGGAACCTCCCCGTGCTGGGGCGGCTGGTCACCAACGAGAACGTGCAGCACACCGAGGACGAGCTGCTGGTGGTGATCACACCGCGGCTGGTGAGCCCGTCCGAAAGCTCGGCCCAGACCGAGATCTGGCTGCCCTATCCCCGCTAG
- a CDS encoding DsbA family protein encodes MRRCRALALVLLLAGSIPAQTKPSSAPRAAGLPTEATVNAFMRRMFGWDKSLNWAVAGIRPSEIPGMAEVTVAVGGPQNLTRFYVSADGKHAVVGDVIPFGADPFQAAREALERKAKGAATGPAAAPVTIWEFSDLQCPHCKAAQPTLQRLLADLPNTRLVFQEFPLPSHDWAMTAAQFAECVRREKPAAFFPFVQSVYDDQEQITADNAPQRLRDLVTAAGARPDAVAACAAQPATFVPINDSIELGKSVGVGGTPTLFVNGRRISNLNSMPYEQFKAIVEFEAQMAPRPAGQGAH; translated from the coding sequence ATGCGCCGCTGTCGCGCTCTTGCCCTTGTCCTGCTGCTGGCCGGGAGCATCCCGGCCCAGACCAAACCGTCCTCCGCGCCGCGCGCCGCCGGGCTGCCCACGGAAGCCACCGTGAACGCCTTCATGCGCCGCATGTTCGGCTGGGACAAGTCGCTGAACTGGGCGGTGGCCGGCATCCGACCCTCCGAGATCCCGGGCATGGCGGAGGTCACGGTGGCGGTGGGTGGGCCGCAGAACCTCACCCGCTTCTATGTCAGCGCCGACGGCAAGCATGCCGTGGTCGGCGACGTGATCCCCTTCGGCGCCGATCCCTTCCAGGCCGCCCGGGAGGCGTTGGAGCGCAAGGCCAAGGGGGCGGCCACCGGTCCCGCCGCCGCCCCGGTCACCATCTGGGAGTTCAGCGACCTGCAGTGCCCGCACTGCAAGGCGGCGCAGCCCACCCTGCAGCGCCTGCTCGCCGATCTTCCCAACACCCGCCTGGTCTTCCAGGAATTTCCCCTGCCCAGCCACGACTGGGCCATGACCGCAGCCCAGTTCGCCGAGTGCGTGCGCCGGGAGAAGCCGGCGGCGTTCTTCCCCTTCGTCCAGAGCGTCTACGACGACCAGGAGCAGATCACCGCCGACAACGCGCCCCAGCGCCTGCGCGACCTGGTGACGGCGGCGGGCGCCCGTCCTGACGCTGTCGCTGCCTGCGCCGCCCAGCCCGCCACCTTCGTGCCCATCAACGACTCCATCGAATTGGGCAAGTCCGTGGGCGTCGGCGGCACGCCTACGCTGTTCGTGAATGGGCGCAGGATCAGCAACCTGAACTCCATGCCCTACGAGCAATTCAAGGCCATTGTGGAGTTCGAGGCGCAGATGGCGCCTCGCCCCGCCGGGCAGGGCGCTCACTGA
- a CDS encoding NAD+ synthase — translation MKVALGQINPTVGDFQGNSAKIIDAAQRAQAAGAGLILFPELSVCGYPPRDLVEKASFVARNQETVQAIAGQTRGIAVICGLVTPARAETGKSVMNSAALLHDGRVEFVQSKRLLPTYDVFDEMRNFAPADRQELFSFCGRRVALTICEDAWNDKHFWNRRLYGVDPVEELLRSGGDFLFNVSASPFSLDKRELRRRMLQAIAGEYKVPVVFVNQVGGNDSLVFDGSSFVLAPDGRVVAQARSFEEDLVFFDCDTLSGDVHEQIAGREASAYAALVLGTRDYVRKCGFERVLIGLSGGIDSALTACIAVEALGKENVMGVGLPGPYSSAGSVEDARALAANLGIRFETIAITPIFEHFRQALAPLFAGRPQDVTEENIQSRIRGTLLMALSNKFGALVLSTGNKSELGVGYCTLYGDMAGGLGVLSDVPKTMVYRLAELVNSRKPVIPRPSIEKPPSAELRPDQLDSDSLPPYEVLDAILEDYVEDNHSAEQIAAAHGFDRELVRRVVRLVQSSEYKRQQAAPGLKITAKAFGVGRRFPIAARPEL, via the coding sequence GTGAAGGTCGCGCTCGGGCAGATCAACCCCACGGTCGGGGACTTCCAGGGCAACTCGGCGAAGATCATCGATGCGGCGCAGCGCGCCCAGGCCGCCGGGGCGGGACTCATCCTCTTTCCCGAACTCTCGGTATGCGGCTACCCGCCGCGCGACCTCGTGGAAAAGGCCTCCTTCGTCGCCCGCAACCAGGAAACGGTGCAGGCCATCGCCGGGCAGACGCGCGGCATCGCCGTGATCTGCGGGCTGGTGACTCCGGCGCGAGCCGAGACCGGCAAGTCGGTGATGAATTCCGCCGCCCTGCTGCACGACGGCCGGGTCGAGTTCGTGCAGTCCAAGCGCCTGCTGCCCACCTACGACGTCTTCGACGAGATGCGCAACTTCGCTCCCGCCGACCGCCAGGAACTCTTCTCCTTCTGCGGGCGCCGCGTGGCCCTCACCATCTGTGAGGATGCCTGGAACGACAAACACTTCTGGAACCGCCGCCTCTACGGCGTGGACCCGGTCGAGGAACTGCTGCGCTCCGGCGGCGACTTCCTGTTCAACGTCTCGGCCTCGCCCTTCAGCCTGGACAAGCGCGAATTGCGCCGGCGCATGCTGCAGGCCATCGCCGGCGAGTACAAGGTGCCGGTGGTCTTCGTCAACCAGGTGGGCGGCAACGACAGCCTGGTCTTCGACGGCTCCAGCTTCGTGCTTGCTCCCGATGGCCGGGTCGTGGCCCAGGCCAGGTCTTTCGAAGAGGACCTGGTCTTCTTCGATTGCGACACCCTGTCCGGCGACGTCCACGAGCAGATCGCCGGCCGCGAAGCCAGCGCCTACGCCGCCCTGGTGTTGGGCACCCGCGACTACGTGCGCAAGTGCGGCTTCGAGCGCGTGCTCATCGGGCTGAGCGGGGGCATCGATTCCGCCCTCACTGCCTGCATCGCCGTGGAGGCGCTAGGCAAGGAGAACGTGATGGGGGTGGGCCTGCCGGGGCCCTACTCCTCTGCCGGCAGCGTGGAGGACGCCCGCGCCCTGGCCGCGAACCTCGGCATCCGCTTCGAGACCATCGCCATCACCCCCATCTTCGAGCACTTCCGCCAGGCCCTGGCCCCGCTCTTTGCCGGCCGACCCCAGGACGTGACCGAGGAAAACATCCAGTCGCGCATCCGCGGCACCCTGCTCATGGCCCTCTCCAACAAGTTCGGCGCGCTGGTGCTGAGCACCGGCAACAAGAGCGAGCTGGGGGTCGGCTACTGCACCCTCTACGGCGACATGGCGGGCGGCTTGGGCGTGCTCTCCGACGTCCCCAAGACCATGGTCTATCGCCTGGCGGAGCTGGTGAACTCGCGAAAGCCGGTCATTCCCAGGCCATCCATCGAGAAGCCGCCATCCGCCGAGTTGCGCCCCGACCAGCTCGACAGCGATTCGCTGCCTCCCTACGAGGTCCTGGACGCCATCCTGGAGGACTACGTGGAGGACAACCACTCCGCCGAGCAGATCGCCGCCGCCCACGGCTTCGATCGGGAGCTGGTGCGCCGGGTGGTGCGCCTGGTGCAGTCGAGCGAATACAAGCGCCAGCAGGCCGCCCCCGGCCTGAAGATCACCGCCAAGGCCTTCGGCGTGGGCCGGCGTTTTCCCATCGCCGCCAGGCCCGAGCTCTAG